In the genome of Taeniopygia guttata chromosome 26, bTaeGut7.mat, whole genome shotgun sequence, one region contains:
- the PPP1R15B gene encoding protein phosphatase 1 regulatory subunit 15B, translating to MEHRAGERAGPGLGWARLGLAAAWPKLAAPSAAGSSQASPPFSWLRAVSQLLSPLPALLQRLLPGAALSSALCPATAPPPPLLLLPKDASEEPPEKRLEGGTEHRAGIMRGKLGALRMDWYVLGLEQGSSHLPQPLRAEGLPEVEFLRSKRLAFLQRWQLPVPEPDHGYHSLEEEQQQHGGVCREIAEQRGNSEDLQHPEDAGTQPAGVPVGQPHAAGEGLAEEKREDSTQRNFPISTRPACGNKLIDYIIGGVSSGEDSGDEEDWDDDDDDDDDGFDSEELPSDSDADSQDGERLHLWNSFYSLDPYNPQNFTATIQTSSSEPGKGMSDMEEEEEEDSWAESSEGSPSCEEDEWDCESVDEAENLKLWNSFCSSDDPYNPLNFTAAFQTAEKKGTPVFPGAERAISVTSEHFSVCRVQLEKHNCGSTELGQRREKTAGSKRKKVTFHEEVTEYYISSEEDRKGPWEEMARDGCRFQKRIQETEEAIGYCLSPEHRLRVFHRLQKFHSQRTDPLLAPSNSWNLPDP from the exons ATGGAGCACCGCGCTGGCGAACGCGCCGGCCCCGGTTTGGGATGGGCGCGACTGGGGCTGGCCGCGGCCTGGCCGAAGCTGGCGGCGCCCAGCGCGGCGGGCTCATCGCAGGCCAGCCCGCCCTTCTCGTGGCTGAGGGCCGTGTCGCAGCTGCTGTcgccgctgcccgccctccTGCAGCGGCTGCTGCCCGGCGCCGCGCTCAGCTCCGCGCTCTGCCCCGCcacggcgccgccgccgccgctgctgctgctgcccaaggaCGCCTCGGAGGAACCCCCGGAGAAGCGGCTGGAGGGCGGCACGGAGCACCGAGCGGGGATAATGCGGGGCAAGCTGGGCGCCCTTCGCATGGATTGGTACGtgctgggcttggagcagggcagcagccacCTGCCGCAGCCCCTGCGAGCCGAGGGTTTGCCTGAGGTGGAGTTCCTGCGCAGCAAGCGCCTGGCGTTCCTCcagcgctggcagctgcccgTGCCCGAGCCCGACCACGGCTACCACAGcctggaggaggagcagcaacaGCATGGGGGTGTCTGCCGGGAAATCGCGGAGCAACGGGGCAATAGCGAGGATTTGCAGCACCCCGAGGATGCGGGGACACAGCCCGCAGGTGTCCCCGTGGGGCAGCCCCATGCGGCTGGGGAAGGCTTGGCTGAAGAAAAACGTGAGGACTCAACGCAGCGAAACTTCCCCATTTCCACCAGACCTGCCTGTGGGAATAAATTAATCGATTATATCATCGGAGGAGTATCCAGTGGGGAGGACAGTGGGGATGAGGAAGATtgggatgatgatgatgatgatgatgatgacggGTTTGACAGCGAAGAGCTGCCCTCGGACTCAGACGCCGACAGCCAGGACGGGGAGAGGCTTCATCTGTGGAATTCCTTCTACAGCCTGGATCCCTACAACCCTCAGAACTTCACAGCCACCATCCAGACGTCTTCCAGCGAGCCGGGAAAGGGAATGTCGGacatggaggaggaggaggaggaagactCGTGGGCAGAGTCCTCCGAGGGCTCTCCGAGTTGCGAGGAGGACGAGTGGGACTGTGAGAGCGTGGATGAGGCAGAAAACTTGAAACTTTGGAACTCGTTCTGTAGCTCGGACGATCCCTATAACCCTTTGAATTTCACGGCGGCCTTTCAGACAGCGGAGAAAAAAGGGACGCCGGTTTTCCCAGGGGCAGAGAGAGCGATTTCTGTCACCTCGGAGCATTTCTCCGTGTGTAGGGTACAGCTGGAAAAACACAACTGCGGGAGCACTGAATTGGGGCAGCGCAGGGAGAAAACTGCGGGTTCCAAGCGGAAAAAG gtgACATTCCATGAAGAGGTGACTGAGTATTACATCAGCAGCGAGGAGGACCGGAAGGGGCCGTGGGAGGAGATGGCTCGGGATGGATGCAGGTTCCAAAAACGCATCCAGGAGACTGAGGAGGCCATTGGCTACTGCCTGAGCCCGGAGCACAGACTGAGGGTATTCCACAGGCTCCAAAAATTCCATTCCCAGAGGACTGACCCCCTTCTAGCACCTTCAAACTCCTGGAATTTGCCTGACCCTTAA